A stretch of Microbulbifer sp. SAOS-129_SWC DNA encodes these proteins:
- the glmM gene encoding phosphoglucosamine mutase, whose product MARQYFGTDGIRGRVGEGAITPDFMLRLGYAAGKVFGQMASGKRPSILIGKDTRVSGYMFEAALEAGLINAGVDVGLLGPMPTPAIAYLTRTFHAQAGIVISASHNPYQDNGIKFFSASGSKLPDQVEHDIEAALELPMTTAANLGKAWRSDDAASRYIEFCKASTPWGFSLDGMNIVLDCANGATYHIAPKVFRELGAEVTAIGVSPDGLNINLECGSTKPQRLQQAVLEREADLGIAFDGDGDRVLFVDHNGELVDGDQLLFLIALHRQQFLGGCNGVVGTQMSNYGFELAMQERKIPFLRAKVGDRYVLEMMQANGWTLGGESSGHLICADATTTGDGIIAALQVLRSLTDFGEPLHQLKGRMKMLPQHMINVHLAHRDGVLDHTDVAAAVADAERALAGRGRVLLRPSGTEPLIRVMVEGENQPQVEELAAEIAAVVERIGNS is encoded by the coding sequence ATGGCGAGACAATATTTCGGTACCGATGGAATCCGCGGCCGCGTGGGTGAGGGGGCGATCACTCCTGACTTCATGCTGCGCCTCGGTTATGCCGCCGGCAAGGTGTTCGGACAGATGGCCAGCGGCAAGCGCCCGAGCATTCTGATTGGCAAGGACACGCGAGTGTCCGGCTATATGTTCGAGGCTGCGCTGGAGGCGGGGCTGATCAACGCCGGCGTGGACGTGGGCCTGCTGGGGCCGATGCCGACGCCGGCCATCGCCTACTTGACCCGCACTTTCCACGCCCAGGCGGGGATCGTGATCAGCGCGTCCCACAACCCCTATCAGGACAACGGCATCAAGTTCTTCAGCGCCAGCGGCAGCAAGCTGCCGGATCAGGTGGAGCACGATATCGAGGCCGCGCTGGAACTGCCGATGACCACTGCCGCCAACCTGGGTAAGGCCTGGCGCAGCGACGATGCCGCGTCGCGTTATATCGAATTCTGCAAGGCCTCGACCCCCTGGGGCTTCTCCCTGGACGGGATGAATATCGTCCTCGACTGCGCCAATGGCGCCACCTATCACATTGCGCCAAAGGTGTTCCGCGAGCTGGGCGCCGAGGTGACGGCTATTGGTGTTAGCCCGGATGGCCTCAATATCAACCTCGAGTGCGGATCCACCAAGCCCCAGCGGCTGCAGCAGGCGGTGCTGGAGCGTGAAGCCGACCTGGGCATCGCCTTCGATGGCGACGGTGACCGGGTACTGTTTGTCGACCACAATGGCGAACTGGTGGACGGCGACCAGCTGCTGTTCCTGATTGCCTTGCACCGCCAGCAATTCCTCGGTGGTTGTAACGGCGTGGTAGGCACGCAGATGAGCAACTACGGTTTTGAGCTGGCGATGCAGGAGCGCAAGATCCCGTTCCTGCGGGCCAAAGTAGGCGACCGCTACGTGCTGGAAATGATGCAGGCCAACGGCTGGACGCTGGGCGGCGAGTCTTCCGGTCACCTGATCTGTGCCGATGCCACCACCACGGGTGATGGCATTATCGCGGCGCTGCAGGTACTGCGCTCGCTGACTGATTTTGGCGAGCCGCTGCACCAGCTGAAGGGGCGCATGAAGATGCTGCCCCAGCATATGATCAATGTGCACCTCGCCCATCGCGACGGCGTGCTGGATCACACCGACGTCGCCGCCGCCGTTGCCGATGCCGAGCGTGCCCTGGCCGGGCGCGGTCGCGTATTGCTGCGCCCCTCCGGTACCGAACCCCTGATCCGGGTCATGGTCGAGGGGGAAAACCAGCCGCAGGTGGAAGAGCTGGCCGCGGAGATTGCCGCGGTCGTGGAACGAATCGGCAACAGCTGA
- the folP gene encoding dihydropteroate synthase has product MKLLCGKRTLDLTRPVVMGILNATPDSFSDGGSYYASGTLDTQLALERARQMVREGASIIDVGGESTRPGAAAVSPDEELARVVPVVEAIAAELDVVISVDTSTPAVIEASAAAGAGLVNDVRALERPGALEAAAASGLPVCLMHMRGQPGNMQREPEYDDVVAEVGAYLLARAEACVAVGIPRQRLLFDPGFGFGKTDQHNLALLRHLPQLAPADIPLLVGMSRKSMVGRLLERNVDERLPGSLALAMLAAQRGARIVRVHDVAATVDVLRMQQLVDNPD; this is encoded by the coding sequence ATGAAATTACTCTGCGGCAAGCGCACACTGGATCTGACCCGCCCGGTTGTGATGGGCATCCTCAACGCCACCCCGGATTCCTTTTCCGACGGTGGCAGTTACTACGCCAGCGGCACTCTGGATACGCAGCTGGCGCTGGAGCGTGCGCGGCAGATGGTGCGCGAGGGTGCGTCGATCATCGATGTGGGCGGTGAATCCACCCGCCCGGGCGCAGCGGCGGTTTCCCCCGACGAAGAGCTGGCGCGCGTGGTGCCGGTGGTCGAGGCCATTGCCGCCGAGCTGGATGTGGTGATTTCAGTGGATACCAGTACGCCGGCGGTAATCGAAGCCAGCGCGGCTGCCGGTGCCGGCCTGGTCAACGACGTGCGCGCGCTCGAGCGTCCGGGTGCGCTGGAGGCCGCTGCCGCCAGCGGTTTGCCGGTGTGCCTGATGCATATGCGGGGGCAGCCCGGCAATATGCAGCGGGAGCCTGAGTACGACGATGTGGTGGCCGAAGTGGGTGCTTACCTGCTGGCGCGGGCCGAGGCCTGTGTGGCCGTCGGTATACCGCGGCAGCGGCTGCTGTTTGATCCGGGCTTCGGGTTTGGCAAGACCGATCAACACAACCTGGCGCTGTTGCGCCACCTGCCCCAGTTGGCGCCGGCGGATATCCCGCTGCTGGTGGGGATGTCGCGTAAATCGATGGTGGGTCGGCTGCTGGAGCGCAACGTGGACGAACGCCTGCCGGGCAGCCTGGCCCTGGCCATGCTGGCCGCCCAGCGCGGCGCGAGAATTGTGCGCGTGCACGATGTTGCCGCCACGGTAGACGTGCTCAGGATGCAGCAGCTGGTGGATAACCCCGACTGA
- the ftsH gene encoding ATP-dependent zinc metalloprotease FtsH → MAKNLVLWLIIAAVLLMVFQNFKPQSRDESLSYSEFVQDVQSGEVNSVVVNGLVITGEKSDGTHFKTIQPQIIDDELTNELVRNNVKFVGREPESPSIWQQLLVASFPILIIIAVFMFFMRQMQGGAGGRSGPMAFGKSKARLLGEDQIKTTFADVAGVDEAKEEVQELVEFLRDPTKFQRLGGNIPRGVLMCGPPGTGKTLLAKAIAGEAKVPFFSISGSDFVEMFVGVGASRVRDMFEQAKKQAPCIIFIDEIDAVGRHRGAGVGGGHDEREQTLNQLLVEMDGFEGSEGVIVIAATNRPDVLDHALLRPGRFDRQVFVGLPDIRGREQILKVHMRKVPVGEQVDAQTIARGTPGFSGADLANLVNEAALFAARANRRVVTMEEFERARDKIMMGAERKSMVMNEKEKINTAYHEAGHAIIGRLVPEHDPVHKVTIIPRGRALGVTQFLPEEDKYSLSKRAIESQLCSLFGGRIAEEMTLGLEGVTTGASNDIERATQLARNMVTKWGLSEKLGPLHYGEDEHGQPGQGSSVSGNTSNDIDTEVRRIIDDCYTRAHKLLEDNRDILEAMKDALMEYETLDAEQVDDLMARRKVRPPRDWHNSDFDGGSGSVGEAGSGDEADKGNPVGGPLNGHQ, encoded by the coding sequence ATGGCGAAAAACCTTGTACTGTGGTTGATCATCGCGGCGGTACTGCTGATGGTGTTCCAGAATTTCAAGCCGCAGTCCCGGGATGAGTCCCTCAGCTACTCCGAATTTGTGCAGGATGTACAGTCCGGTGAGGTAAACAGTGTCGTGGTCAACGGCCTGGTGATTACCGGCGAGAAATCCGATGGCACTCACTTCAAGACCATCCAGCCACAGATTATCGACGACGAGCTGACCAACGAGCTGGTGCGCAACAACGTCAAGTTCGTCGGCCGTGAACCCGAGTCCCCGAGCATCTGGCAGCAGCTGCTGGTGGCCAGTTTCCCGATCCTGATCATCATTGCGGTGTTCATGTTCTTCATGCGCCAGATGCAGGGCGGTGCCGGCGGTCGCTCCGGCCCCATGGCTTTTGGCAAGAGCAAGGCGCGCCTGTTGGGCGAAGACCAGATCAAGACCACCTTTGCCGACGTGGCGGGTGTGGACGAAGCCAAGGAAGAGGTGCAGGAACTGGTGGAGTTCCTGCGCGATCCGACCAAATTCCAGCGCCTGGGCGGCAATATCCCCCGCGGCGTATTGATGTGCGGGCCGCCCGGTACCGGTAAGACACTGCTGGCCAAGGCCATCGCCGGCGAGGCCAAGGTGCCGTTTTTCTCCATTTCCGGTTCCGACTTCGTCGAGATGTTCGTCGGCGTGGGTGCATCGCGCGTGCGCGACATGTTCGAACAGGCCAAGAAGCAGGCCCCGTGCATCATCTTTATCGATGAGATCGACGCCGTCGGTCGCCACCGGGGTGCCGGTGTTGGCGGCGGTCACGACGAGCGCGAACAGACGCTGAACCAGCTGCTGGTGGAAATGGACGGTTTCGAGGGCAGTGAGGGGGTGATCGTCATCGCCGCCACCAACCGGCCCGACGTGCTCGACCACGCGCTGCTGCGTCCGGGGCGCTTCGACCGCCAGGTCTTCGTCGGCCTGCCGGATATCCGCGGTCGCGAACAGATTCTCAAGGTGCATATGCGCAAGGTGCCGGTCGGCGAGCAGGTGGATGCGCAGACCATCGCCCGCGGTACACCTGGCTTCTCCGGTGCCGACCTGGCCAACCTGGTCAATGAGGCGGCGCTGTTCGCCGCGCGCGCCAATCGCCGCGTGGTGACCATGGAAGAGTTCGAGCGCGCCCGCGACAAGATCATGATGGGCGCCGAGCGCAAATCGATGGTCATGAACGAGAAAGAGAAGATCAATACCGCCTACCACGAGGCCGGCCACGCGATTATCGGCCGCCTGGTGCCGGAACACGATCCGGTGCACAAGGTCACCATTATCCCGCGCGGCCGCGCCCTGGGGGTGACCCAGTTCCTGCCGGAAGAGGACAAGTACAGCCTGTCCAAACGCGCGATCGAGTCGCAGCTGTGTTCCCTGTTCGGCGGCCGTATCGCCGAGGAAATGACCCTCGGCCTGGAGGGCGTGACTACCGGCGCCTCCAACGATATCGAGCGGGCCACCCAGCTGGCGCGCAACATGGTCACCAAATGGGGCCTGTCGGAGAAGCTCGGGCCGTTGCACTACGGCGAAGACGAGCACGGTCAGCCCGGCCAGGGCAGCTCGGTGTCCGGCAACACCTCCAACGACATCGACACCGAGGTGCGCCGCATTATCGACGACTGTTACACCCGCGCGCACAAGCTGTTGGAAGACAACCGCGATATTCTCGAGGCGATGAAAGATGCGCTGATGGAATACGAAACCCTTGACGCGGAGCAGGTGGACGACCTGATGGCGCGGCGCAAGGTGCGTCCGCCGCGAGACTGGCACAACAGTGATTTCGACGGCGGCAGCGGCTCTGTCGGTGAAGCCGGCTCGGGCGACGAAGCGGACAAGGGCAACCCGGTAGGCGGCCCGCTCAACGGACATCAGTAA
- the rlmE gene encoding 23S rRNA (uridine(2552)-2'-O)-methyltransferase RlmE: MGRSKSSHRWLREHFNDHYVKQSQKEGYRSRASYKLQELQDKDRLIKPGMTVVDLGAAPGGWSQVAMELVGHKGRVLASDILPMDPLAGVDFVQGDFTEEAVLNQLLERLGEERADLVISDMAPNMSGVRAVDQPASMYLVELAVDMARQVLKPGGAFVAKVFQGEGFDELIRELRGSYSSVVTRKPGASRPRSREVYVVARGFKG; the protein is encoded by the coding sequence ATGGGCCGATCAAAGAGCAGTCACCGCTGGCTGCGCGAACATTTCAATGACCACTATGTCAAACAGTCACAGAAAGAGGGCTATCGCTCTCGTGCCAGCTACAAGCTGCAGGAACTGCAGGACAAGGACCGGCTGATCAAGCCCGGCATGACCGTTGTGGACCTGGGGGCGGCACCCGGCGGCTGGTCCCAGGTGGCGATGGAACTGGTGGGTCACAAGGGTCGCGTGCTGGCCTCCGACATCCTGCCGATGGATCCCCTGGCCGGGGTCGACTTCGTGCAGGGGGATTTCACCGAGGAGGCGGTGCTGAACCAGTTGCTGGAGCGGCTGGGTGAAGAGCGCGCCGACCTTGTGATTTCCGATATGGCCCCCAATATGAGTGGTGTGCGGGCTGTGGACCAGCCGGCCTCCATGTACCTGGTGGAACTGGCCGTGGATATGGCGCGCCAGGTGCTGAAACCGGGCGGGGCTTTCGTCGCCAAGGTCTTCCAGGGCGAGGGCTTCGACGAGCTGATCCGCGAGCTGCGCGGCAGCTACAGCAGTGTGGTGACCCGCAAGCCGGGTGCATCCAGACCGCGCTCGCGGGAGGTCTATGTGGTGGCGCGGGGCTTTAAGGGCTGA
- a CDS encoding YhbY family RNA-binding protein: MPLTADRKKALRTLGHNLKPVVTVAGKGLTEGVLEELNRALEDHELIKVKLVVADRELRHQVIGELCDKSGAELVQEIGKIALIYRAAEKPNARLSNLLR; encoded by the coding sequence ATGCCTTTAACGGCCGACCGTAAAAAAGCCCTGCGCACATTGGGCCACAACCTCAAGCCGGTGGTGACTGTCGCCGGCAAGGGCCTGACTGAAGGTGTGCTGGAGGAGCTGAACCGGGCGCTGGAAGATCACGAACTGATCAAGGTCAAGCTGGTGGTAGCCGACCGCGAGCTGCGCCACCAGGTCATCGGCGAGTTGTGCGACAAGAGCGGCGCCGAGCTGGTGCAGGAAATCGGCAAGATCGCGCTGATCTACCGCGCCGCGGAAAAGCCCAACGCCCGCCTCTCCAACCTGCTGCGCTGA
- a CDS encoding c-type cytochrome, translating into MRTAIFLSLSTLLAAAPLAADLPKQAKVCAGCHGEQGQGMKNLGPRLAGLPARYLQRQVKLFRDGSRQNVTMHAMAMTISGEPLQQVASYFAAQPVAPVTPVRRGEQVVFTDPSAKLVYQGDWSRTLPACATCHGPATLGAGQIPRLAGQQADYLKTQLLAWQQGKRKGDPDNIMGNIANKLSGAEIDALSTYLANLK; encoded by the coding sequence ATGCGAACAGCCATTTTTCTGTCACTCTCCACACTGCTGGCGGCTGCGCCGCTGGCCGCCGACCTGCCCAAACAGGCGAAAGTCTGCGCCGGCTGCCACGGCGAGCAGGGCCAGGGGATGAAAAATCTCGGTCCGCGCCTGGCCGGGCTGCCGGCGCGATACCTGCAGCGCCAGGTCAAGCTGTTCCGGGACGGCAGCCGCCAGAACGTCACCATGCACGCCATGGCCATGACCATCAGCGGAGAGCCTCTGCAGCAGGTCGCCAGCTACTTCGCCGCACAACCGGTGGCGCCGGTCACCCCGGTGCGGCGCGGCGAGCAGGTGGTCTTTACAGACCCGTCAGCGAAGCTTGTCTATCAGGGCGACTGGTCGCGTACCCTGCCCGCCTGCGCCACCTGCCACGGCCCTGCCACACTCGGCGCCGGCCAGATACCACGACTCGCCGGCCAACAGGCGGATTACCTGAAGACCCAGCTGCTCGCCTGGCAGCAGGGCAAGCGCAAGGGCGATCCCGACAACATCATGGGCAACATCGCCAACAAGCTCTCGGGCGCCGAGATCGACGCCCTTTCCACCTACCTCGCCAACCTGAAGTGA
- a CDS encoding c-type cytochrome, which yields MKHSLPMLVGTALCSGILCAQELPDRQPQLPAEPKAHAQAYLAPRALGKIPAGSFGDKVRYGYQLFVNTQQLRGKSVGNALNCSNCHMDAGRRANAAPMWAAYFAYPAYRKKNDKVNSYQERLQGCMTYSMNGKPPPLGSPELVALSAYSYWLAMGALMDKYGVPGPVPKLSDEELLKGGKRDDFPLPEQIAKVLPVDQRAKLPGRGYPLVKKPADGYSPRRGATVYRQHCQLCHGADGQGYASAGVPALPPLWGPDSFNWGAGMHRVNTAAYFIHENMPLGKSIQLTPQQAWDVAAYINAQERPQDPRYQGDVEKLRQRYHQHAGYYGQRVDGKPVLGSDAYPNFPQPQKGGN from the coding sequence GTGAAACATTCTCTACCAATGCTTGTTGGCACCGCTCTGTGCAGCGGCATCCTCTGCGCGCAGGAGCTCCCCGACCGCCAACCGCAACTGCCGGCAGAACCCAAGGCGCACGCGCAGGCGTACCTGGCGCCCCGTGCGCTGGGCAAGATCCCCGCCGGCTCCTTTGGCGACAAGGTCCGCTACGGCTACCAGCTGTTCGTCAACACCCAGCAGCTGCGCGGCAAAAGCGTGGGCAACGCGCTCAACTGCAGTAACTGCCATATGGACGCCGGCCGCCGCGCCAATGCGGCGCCCATGTGGGCCGCCTACTTCGCCTACCCCGCCTACCGCAAAAAAAATGACAAGGTGAACAGCTACCAGGAGCGCCTGCAGGGCTGTATGACCTATTCGATGAATGGCAAGCCGCCACCGCTGGGCAGCCCCGAACTGGTGGCCCTGTCCGCCTACTCCTACTGGCTGGCGATGGGTGCGCTGATGGACAAATACGGCGTGCCCGGCCCGGTGCCGAAGCTGAGCGACGAAGAACTGTTAAAGGGGGGAAAACGGGATGACTTCCCGCTACCGGAGCAGATCGCTAAAGTGCTACCGGTAGACCAGCGCGCCAAACTGCCCGGGCGCGGCTACCCACTGGTGAAAAAGCCCGCCGACGGCTATTCCCCCCGGCGCGGCGCCACCGTCTACCGCCAGCACTGCCAGCTGTGCCACGGCGCCGACGGCCAGGGCTACGCCAGTGCCGGCGTCCCGGCGCTGCCACCGCTATGGGGGCCCGACAGTTTCAACTGGGGCGCGGGCATGCACCGGGTCAACACCGCGGCCTACTTCATTCACGAGAATATGCCGCTGGGCAAAAGCATCCAGCTGACCCCGCAGCAGGCCTGGGACGTGGCCGCCTACATCAACGCACAGGAACGGCCACAGGATCCGCGCTATCAGGGCGATGTGGAAAAATTGCGCCAGCGCTACCACCAGCACGCGGGTTATTACGGCCAGCGCGTCGACGGCAAGCCGGTCCTGGGCAGCGATGCCTACCCCAACTTCCCGCAGCCGCAGAAGGGTGGTAACTGA